The following are from one region of the Sandaracinus amylolyticus genome:
- a CDS encoding helix-turn-helix domain-containing protein, producing the protein MRDAHEAMGRRLRELRLERDLQQADVARRLGVSPAYLSLIEKGKRAVQLPLLFQALELYGVGMEDFMSSLGEPRVDDGLARLLDEPLFRTLNLSREDLATLGAEPKVATTITALFNLYKNTRSQLDHLLRDLAKQERDAGVVAVPVGGERDEPYGFDYSPFDEVTDFLEEVGNWFPSLEERADQWRRDHGLAEVERVTADALTRALREQDVHVQLVRGETSSVIRRLDREGGVLRISRDVPEHRRLFQLAHAIGLRLLDDEKLHEPIIAETSAGHSQTARLLKIHLANYFAGAVLLPYETFFREAQRLRYDVERLAHVFDASYETVAHRLCNLSDPKRRAVPFHFQRVDVAGNISKRYSATGLKFPHGTGSCPKWIVHTAFLTPHAIAKQYSLFPDGSIYFCFAKVIAEPIGGSLAKGTCYAIGLGTHADNAKHLAYADEMPFVDPQKMVVPVGTTCRFCERTDCNQRAAPSYKFAFRVDEYIKKDNFFSPLVVEDELTPAQGEPEPDVALAKLRRRR; encoded by the coding sequence ATGCGCGACGCGCACGAGGCGATGGGGCGACGGCTGCGCGAGCTGCGGCTCGAGCGTGATCTGCAACAGGCGGACGTCGCGCGCCGTCTCGGCGTGTCGCCCGCGTACCTCTCGCTGATCGAGAAGGGCAAGCGCGCGGTGCAGCTCCCGCTGCTCTTCCAGGCGCTCGAGCTCTACGGCGTCGGCATGGAGGACTTCATGTCGTCGCTCGGCGAGCCGCGCGTCGACGACGGGCTCGCGCGCCTCCTCGACGAGCCGCTCTTCCGCACGCTCAACCTCTCGCGCGAGGACCTCGCGACGCTCGGCGCGGAGCCCAAGGTCGCGACGACGATCACCGCGCTCTTCAACCTCTACAAGAACACGCGCTCGCAGCTCGATCATCTGCTGCGCGATCTCGCGAAGCAGGAGCGCGACGCGGGCGTCGTCGCGGTGCCCGTGGGCGGCGAGCGCGACGAGCCCTACGGCTTCGACTACTCGCCCTTCGACGAGGTGACCGACTTCCTCGAGGAGGTCGGCAACTGGTTCCCGTCGCTCGAGGAGCGCGCCGATCAATGGCGTCGCGATCACGGCCTCGCGGAGGTGGAGCGCGTCACCGCCGACGCGCTCACGCGCGCGCTGCGCGAGCAGGACGTGCACGTGCAGCTCGTGCGCGGCGAGACGAGCTCGGTCATCCGCCGTCTCGATCGCGAGGGCGGCGTGCTGCGCATCTCGCGCGACGTGCCCGAGCACCGTCGTCTCTTCCAGCTCGCGCACGCGATCGGCCTGCGCCTGCTCGACGACGAGAAGCTGCACGAGCCGATCATCGCGGAGACCAGCGCGGGCCACTCGCAGACCGCGCGCCTGCTGAAGATCCACCTCGCGAACTACTTCGCGGGCGCGGTGCTGCTCCCGTACGAGACGTTCTTCCGCGAGGCGCAGCGACTGCGCTACGACGTCGAGCGTCTCGCGCACGTGTTCGACGCGTCGTACGAGACCGTCGCGCACCGGCTCTGCAACCTGAGCGATCCCAAGCGACGCGCGGTGCCGTTCCACTTCCAGCGCGTCGACGTCGCGGGGAACATCTCGAAGAGGTACAGCGCGACCGGCCTTAAATTCCCGCACGGCACGGGCAGCTGTCCGAAGTGGATCGTCCACACCGCGTTCCTCACGCCGCACGCGATCGCGAAGCAGTACTCGCTCTTCCCCGACGGCTCGATCTACTTCTGCTTCGCGAAGGTGATCGCGGAGCCGATCGGCGGATCGCTCGCGAAGGGCACGTGTTACGCGATCGGCCTCGGCACCCACGCCGACAACGCGAAGCACCTCGCGTACGCCGACGAGATGCCCTTCGTCGATCCGCAGAAGATGGTCGTGCCGGTGGGCACGACGTGCCGCTTCTGCGAGCGCACCGACTGCAACCAGCGCGCAGCGCCGAGCTACAAGTTCGCGTTCCGCGTCGACGAGTACATCAAGAAGGACAACTTCTTCTCGCCCTTGGTCGTCGAGGACGAGCTCACGCCCGCGCAGGGCGAGCCCGAGCCCGACGTGGCGCTCGCAAAGCTGCGAAGAAGGCGTTGA
- a CDS encoding serine/threonine-protein kinase — protein MPALPQLVPGHVFARDFRILHLLAEGGMGAVYVVEQLSTGKRRALKVMLPQLVVDARARERFAQEARIAAHIESEHVVETVAAGIDDPTGLPWLAMELLEGRDLSHALRERGALPPSEVYEILQQLGDGLGAAHAKGIVHRDLKPENLFVAISRRRGVPFTLKILDFGIAKLTQESRATASTTAAVGSPMWMAPEQTEAHARIRPATDVWALGLVAFYLITGRSYWRVANHPEVRLTALFTEVLVTPLEPGSVRAAQLGVGHLVPAGFDAWLARCLDRDPDRRFPDARVALASLSPGLSLREDAPHVPMTHEHRRVVPPTVAMTPSSVQPHAPTPYAPQGWTPHPRASTPYAVHGPSTATGPVGAPRSSATRHIALALGLVATLVGAGLSAFGGLVLWQRFSQREVPPPPRLVAHVQLDAGAQLARVDAAIALPDSGPAIVAPPAHDAGSDASRARTEAPRDPQPPSDEVARFAWADGARRRWRGTWSGQGWRYAITIALRRDGRDASGTIEWRLLESPRPDFQSRIGHQAEEFVDGHYDEATGALDLAGYQTSDPTLVSTDHYDLRIAASGAISGRSQSDGGRVSARPAD, from the coding sequence GTGCCCGCCCTGCCCCAGCTCGTCCCCGGACACGTCTTCGCAAGGGACTTCCGCATCCTGCACCTGCTCGCCGAAGGCGGCATGGGCGCGGTGTACGTCGTGGAGCAGCTCTCCACGGGCAAACGTCGCGCGCTGAAGGTCATGCTCCCGCAGCTCGTCGTCGACGCGCGCGCCCGCGAGCGCTTCGCGCAAGAGGCGCGCATCGCCGCGCACATCGAGAGCGAGCACGTGGTCGAGACCGTCGCCGCGGGCATCGACGATCCCACCGGCCTTCCGTGGCTCGCGATGGAGCTGCTCGAAGGGCGCGACCTCTCGCACGCGCTGCGCGAGCGCGGCGCGCTGCCCCCGAGCGAGGTGTACGAGATCCTGCAGCAGCTCGGCGACGGCCTCGGCGCGGCGCACGCGAAGGGCATCGTCCATCGCGACCTCAAGCCCGAGAACCTGTTCGTCGCGATCAGCCGCCGTCGCGGCGTGCCCTTCACCCTCAAGATCCTCGACTTCGGCATCGCGAAGCTCACGCAGGAGTCGCGCGCGACCGCATCGACCACCGCAGCCGTGGGCTCGCCGATGTGGATGGCGCCCGAGCAGACCGAGGCGCACGCGCGCATCCGCCCCGCGACCGACGTCTGGGCGCTCGGCCTCGTCGCGTTCTACCTGATCACCGGTCGTTCCTACTGGCGCGTCGCGAACCACCCCGAGGTGCGCCTCACCGCGCTCTTCACCGAGGTGCTCGTCACGCCGCTCGAGCCGGGCTCGGTGCGCGCGGCGCAGCTCGGCGTCGGCCACCTCGTGCCTGCGGGCTTCGATGCGTGGCTCGCACGCTGCCTCGATCGCGATCCCGATCGTCGCTTCCCCGACGCGCGCGTCGCGCTCGCGTCGCTCTCGCCCGGTCTCTCGCTGCGCGAGGACGCGCCCCACGTGCCGATGACGCACGAGCATCGTCGCGTGGTGCCGCCGACGGTCGCGATGACGCCCTCGTCGGTGCAGCCCCACGCGCCGACGCCCTATGCGCCGCAGGGTTGGACGCCGCACCCACGAGCGAGCACGCCCTACGCGGTGCACGGCCCCTCGACCGCGACCGGTCCGGTGGGCGCGCCGCGATCGAGCGCGACCCGCCACATCGCGCTCGCGCTGGGCCTCGTCGCGACGCTCGTCGGAGCAGGCCTCAGCGCGTTCGGTGGGCTCGTCCTGTGGCAGCGCTTCTCGCAGCGCGAGGTGCCTCCTCCGCCCCGCCTCGTCGCGCACGTCCAGCTCGATGCGGGCGCGCAGCTCGCGCGTGTCGATGCGGCGATCGCGCTCCCCGACTCGGGCCCCGCGATCGTCGCCCCGCCCGCCCACGACGCGGGCAGCGACGCGTCGCGCGCCCGCACCGAAGCCCCGCGCGATCCCCAGCCGCCGAGCGACGAGGTCGCGCGGTTCGCGTGGGCCGATGGCGCGCGGCGTCGCTGGCGCGGCACCTGGAGCGGCCAGGGCTGGCGCTACGCGATCACGATCGCCCTGCGCCGCGATGGTCGCGACGCGTCGGGCACCATCGAATGGCGCCTGCTCGAGAGCCCCAGGCCGGACTTCCAGTCGCGCATCGGGCACCAGGCCGAGGAATTCGTCGACGGCCACTACGACGAGGCCACCGGCGCCCTCGACCTCGCCGGGTACCAGACCTCCGATCCCACGCTGGTCTCGACCGATCACTACGATCTCCGCATCGCCGCGAGCGGCGCGATCAGCGGTCGATCCCAGAGCGACGGTGGTCGCGTCTCCGCGCGCCCGGCGGACTGA
- a CDS encoding M23 family metallopeptidase, with the protein MKHVVLAALVLLVASRAEAQTFRRPFACDTCIANWFYFDHTGETAGTQDWSCATSTYDGHRGTDFSLRGGLAAIDAGHDVVAAADGEVVRAQDGFFDRCTACGGDNCGTAFGFGYGNHVVVDHGDTRVVYAHLRNGSVRVAPGDRVTCGQVLGQIGSSGCSTGAHLHFETRPLGGASTTAFDPFAGTCSPTAPSRWAEQGIHRGIPGATCGTATSCPDGTFALWTCDEAGTARRRCIDGADTTEPCPWGCASMPAGTDDECAPPPDAGLDGATAGDDGGNTLDAGPREMPRISGGCGCRVGARTRASPVTFVLVVATIVRAIRRRRSKPAPQVCD; encoded by the coding sequence ATGAAGCACGTCGTGCTCGCGGCGCTCGTGCTCCTCGTCGCGTCGCGCGCCGAGGCGCAGACCTTCCGCCGCCCGTTCGCGTGCGACACGTGCATCGCGAACTGGTTCTACTTCGATCACACCGGCGAGACGGCGGGCACGCAGGACTGGAGCTGCGCGACGTCGACCTACGACGGGCATCGCGGCACCGACTTCTCGCTGCGCGGAGGCCTCGCCGCGATCGACGCGGGCCACGACGTCGTCGCCGCGGCCGACGGTGAGGTGGTGCGCGCGCAGGACGGCTTCTTCGATCGCTGCACCGCATGTGGCGGCGACAACTGCGGCACCGCGTTCGGGTTCGGCTACGGCAACCACGTCGTCGTCGATCACGGCGACACCCGCGTGGTCTACGCGCACTTGCGAAACGGCAGCGTGCGCGTGGCGCCCGGCGATCGCGTCACGTGCGGGCAAGTGCTCGGACAGATCGGCAGCTCGGGATGCAGCACCGGCGCGCACCTGCACTTCGAGACCCGACCACTCGGCGGCGCATCGACCACCGCGTTCGATCCCTTCGCGGGCACGTGCTCGCCGACCGCGCCGTCGCGCTGGGCCGAGCAAGGCATCCATCGCGGCATCCCGGGCGCGACGTGCGGCACCGCGACCTCGTGCCCCGACGGAACGTTCGCGCTCTGGACCTGCGACGAAGCGGGCACCGCGCGCCGTCGCTGCATCGACGGAGCCGACACGACCGAGCCGTGCCCGTGGGGCTGCGCGAGCATGCCCGCGGGCACCGACGACGAGTGCGCGCCCCCGCCCGACGCCGGTCTCGACGGCGCGACCGCGGGTGACGATGGTGGCAACACGCTCGACGCCGGTCCTCGCGAGATGCCGCGCATCTCGGGCGGCTGTGGATGTCGCGTGGGTGCGCGCACCCGCGCGTCGCCGGTCACGTTCGTCCTCGTCGTCGCCACGATCGTGCGCGCGATCCGCCGCCGACGATCCAAGCCCGCGCCACAGGTTTGCGACTAA
- a CDS encoding aspartyl/asparaginyl beta-hydroxylase domain-containing protein has protein sequence MRLTIELVPRDPIALRELADAVSDPKAAQYGAYLDRAALERRIAIDPRERASMRAWLGRHGASRAPRAIDGPRSIVVSIDAAGLAAMLGAPTARVLVGERRLGPELALSLPDPLRGRVRALALSNDHVTPSSSRPSAPDRVVAPPERGLAPADVRRGYRFDPSVRGGGETIAVMALGGLPRAEDLDGFWRAHDVPLPEVDLVPLTALGACASDPSARFETTMSVQWIGALAPAARIVVYVIDPALVADPWSTFLEAVLDDAARAPTIAVTSWSTPERQHRRVHGREGFAALLDQAAVLGVSVVAASGDWGACGGFPRVMTPDGPVSPSIAPHATFPGCEPRVLSVGGTQVIDVERWRERAWNAPVSDAIRDAVHLPRLASGGGFSETVAIPAWQRDVLARSYARSDGTAIVPQGRAQPDVALAAWGPDHAFRALLDGTWRDDAGGTSLAAPIWAAILACANEARRRVDRPRVGHVAPLLYATPALRPITEGATDLDLPTLDPHGRRTFLRVPGYVATSAWSPATGLGVPDVGALITAIARREEPPMRAAMYQRKHVRSANAAAKDYDFIRLPTQIDIAPLVDELERAGALPYVASLWKWHRGTKFCVLRAGPPGALPGDELITGKDVDAPILATLPRFRALLDEMFPVRAPLAWIGLSPARSQIRMHVDNTQHWDEHHRIHVPLVTTPGARLMVSGGFVHMPAGSVWAFNNSRPHGAINTGPDRLHLVIDLASTPEVEAMLARGERVRGERDRDAVMVLSRDPLGDGGAGERPDVLARMRMQ, from the coding sequence GTGCGGCTGACGATCGAGCTCGTGCCGCGGGATCCGATCGCGCTGCGCGAGCTCGCGGACGCGGTATCGGATCCCAAGGCCGCGCAGTACGGCGCGTACCTCGATCGCGCTGCGCTCGAGCGTCGGATCGCGATCGATCCACGAGAGCGCGCCTCGATGCGCGCGTGGCTCGGGCGTCACGGTGCCTCGCGCGCGCCGCGCGCGATCGACGGCCCTCGCTCGATCGTCGTGTCGATCGATGCCGCGGGTCTCGCAGCGATGCTCGGTGCGCCGACGGCGCGCGTGCTCGTGGGCGAGCGACGCCTCGGCCCCGAGCTCGCGCTCTCGCTCCCCGATCCATTGCGCGGACGCGTGCGAGCGCTCGCGCTCTCGAACGATCACGTGACGCCCTCGTCGTCGCGACCGAGCGCGCCCGATCGTGTGGTCGCTCCGCCCGAGCGCGGCCTCGCGCCCGCCGACGTGCGTCGCGGCTATCGCTTCGATCCGAGCGTGCGTGGTGGGGGCGAGACCATCGCGGTGATGGCGCTCGGTGGCCTGCCGCGCGCCGAGGATCTCGACGGGTTCTGGCGCGCGCACGACGTGCCGCTGCCCGAGGTCGATCTCGTGCCGCTCACGGCGCTCGGTGCGTGTGCGAGCGATCCCAGCGCACGCTTCGAGACCACGATGAGCGTGCAGTGGATCGGCGCGCTCGCGCCCGCCGCGCGCATCGTCGTCTACGTCATCGATCCCGCGCTGGTCGCCGATCCGTGGAGCACGTTCCTCGAGGCCGTGCTCGACGACGCGGCGCGTGCGCCGACGATCGCGGTCACGAGCTGGAGCACGCCCGAGCGACAACATCGTCGCGTGCACGGTCGCGAGGGCTTCGCCGCGCTCCTCGATCAAGCAGCAGTCCTCGGCGTCAGCGTCGTCGCGGCGAGCGGGGACTGGGGCGCGTGCGGCGGGTTCCCGCGGGTGATGACGCCGGATGGACCGGTGTCGCCGTCGATCGCGCCGCACGCGACGTTCCCGGGCTGCGAGCCTCGCGTGCTCAGCGTCGGCGGCACCCAGGTGATCGACGTCGAGCGCTGGCGCGAGCGCGCGTGGAACGCGCCCGTCTCCGATGCGATCCGCGATGCAGTGCATCTTCCGCGGCTCGCGAGCGGCGGCGGCTTCAGCGAGACCGTCGCGATCCCCGCGTGGCAGCGCGACGTGCTCGCCAGGTCGTACGCGCGCAGCGACGGCACCGCGATCGTCCCGCAGGGTCGTGCGCAGCCCGACGTCGCGCTCGCCGCGTGGGGCCCCGATCACGCGTTTCGCGCGCTCCTCGACGGCACGTGGCGCGACGACGCGGGCGGCACCAGCCTCGCCGCGCCGATCTGGGCTGCCATCCTCGCGTGCGCGAACGAAGCGCGACGTCGCGTCGATCGACCGCGCGTCGGACACGTCGCGCCGCTGCTCTATGCGACCCCGGCGTTGCGCCCGATCACCGAGGGCGCGACCGACCTCGATCTCCCCACGCTCGACCCGCACGGCCGTCGCACGTTCCTGCGTGTGCCCGGCTACGTCGCGACGAGCGCGTGGAGCCCCGCGACCGGCCTCGGCGTGCCCGACGTCGGCGCCCTGATCACCGCGATTGCTCGTAGAGAGGAGCCTCCGATGCGCGCCGCCATGTACCAGCGCAAGCACGTCCGCAGCGCGAACGCCGCCGCCAAGGACTACGACTTCATCCGCCTCCCGACGCAGATCGACATCGCGCCGCTCGTCGACGAGCTCGAGCGCGCCGGCGCGCTGCCCTACGTGGCGAGCCTGTGGAAGTGGCACCGCGGCACGAAGTTCTGCGTGCTGCGCGCGGGCCCGCCGGGCGCGCTCCCCGGCGACGAGCTGATCACCGGCAAGGACGTCGATGCGCCGATCCTCGCGACGCTCCCGCGCTTCCGCGCGCTGCTCGACGAGATGTTCCCGGTGCGCGCTCCGCTCGCGTGGATCGGTCTCTCGCCCGCTCGCTCGCAGATCCGCATGCACGTCGACAACACGCAGCACTGGGACGAGCACCACCGCATCCACGTGCCGCTCGTCACCACGCCGGGCGCGCGCCTCATGGTGTCGGGTGGCTTCGTGCACATGCCCGCGGGCAGCGTCTGGGCGTTCAACAACAGCCGCCCACACGGCGCGATCAACACCGGCCCCGATCGACTGCACCTCGTGATCGATCTCGCGTCGACGCCCGAGGTCGAGGCGATGCTCGCGCGCGGCGAACGGGTGCGCGGAGAGCGCGATCGCGACGCGGTGATGGTGCTCTCCCGAGATCCGCTGGGCGACGGCGGCGCGGGAGAGCGCCCGGACGTGCTCGCGCGCATGCGAATGCAGTGA
- a CDS encoding PLP-dependent cysteine synthase family protein, with the protein MSLAQRSIVERKAWLARLAGSTPCVPVDDPETGCTIWLKLEYLLPSGSTKDRVASFILSHGVETGAIREDSIVVEASSGSTSIAFAMACAALGVRFCAVMPENVSRERMLIIKRYGGECVLTPQAGGLVGAIEETRAMAARDARVFLARQFENPLNARAHERHTGPELIAQVGTTIHGFVAGVGTGGTLMGIASALRDAGHPVRVARAMPEKNSPCFSGQPEICGGIPGVVDGLSAILDPARIGLDDDVRVLERDAIDAARSLCRRGFPVGPSSGLNYAAARALARRLGPGHTLATVLCDRMERYFSTDLFQDVCG; encoded by the coding sequence ATGTCGCTCGCTCAGCGCTCGATCGTCGAACGAAAGGCGTGGCTCGCGCGCCTCGCCGGCAGCACGCCGTGTGTGCCGGTCGACGACCCCGAGACCGGCTGCACCATTTGGCTGAAGCTCGAGTACCTGCTGCCGAGCGGCTCGACGAAGGATCGCGTCGCGTCGTTCATCCTCTCGCACGGCGTCGAGACCGGCGCGATCCGCGAGGACTCGATCGTGGTCGAGGCCTCGAGCGGCTCGACCTCGATCGCGTTCGCGATGGCGTGCGCCGCGCTCGGCGTCCGCTTCTGCGCGGTGATGCCCGAGAACGTCAGCCGCGAGCGCATGCTGATCATCAAGCGCTATGGCGGCGAGTGCGTGCTCACGCCGCAGGCGGGAGGCCTCGTCGGCGCGATCGAGGAGACCCGCGCCATGGCGGCGCGCGACGCACGCGTGTTCCTCGCGCGACAGTTCGAGAACCCGCTCAACGCCCGCGCCCACGAGCGGCACACCGGGCCCGAGCTGATCGCGCAGGTGGGCACGACGATCCACGGCTTCGTCGCCGGCGTCGGCACCGGCGGCACGCTGATGGGGATCGCGAGCGCGCTGCGCGATGCCGGTCATCCCGTGCGCGTCGCGCGCGCGATGCCCGAGAAGAACAGCCCGTGTTTCTCGGGACAGCCCGAGATCTGCGGCGGCATCCCCGGTGTCGTCGACGGGCTCTCCGCGATCCTCGATCCCGCGCGCATCGGGCTCGACGACGACGTGCGAGTCCTCGAGCGCGATGCGATCGACGCGGCGCGCTCGCTGTGTCGTCGCGGGTTCCCGGTGGGTCCGTCGAGCGGCCTCAACTACGCCGCGGCGCGCGCGCTCGCGCGTCGTCTCGGCCCGGGGCACACGCTCGCGACGGTGCTGTGCGATCGCATGGAGCGCTACTTCAGCACCGACCTGTTCCAGGACGTCTGCGGCTGA
- a CDS encoding superoxide dismutase, which translates to MAFTLPELPYAKDALAPHISAETLEFHHGKHHATYVTNLNKFVDQDPSLQGKSLEDIIRTAKGPVFNNAAQVWNHTFYWQSMRPGGGGEPTGAIKAAIDKSFGSFATFKEQFSAKAVGHFASGWAWLVKNGDKLEIIDTHDAGSPLTMDRKPILTCDVWEHAYYIDYRNARAKYVESWWNLVSWDHANSQL; encoded by the coding sequence ATGGCCTTCACGCTCCCCGAGCTCCCCTACGCGAAGGACGCGCTCGCGCCGCACATCTCGGCCGAGACGCTCGAGTTCCATCACGGCAAGCACCACGCGACGTACGTCACGAACCTGAACAAGTTCGTGGACCAGGATCCCTCGCTCCAGGGCAAGAGCCTCGAGGACATCATCCGCACCGCGAAGGGCCCCGTGTTCAACAACGCGGCGCAGGTGTGGAACCACACGTTCTACTGGCAGTCGATGCGGCCGGGCGGCGGCGGTGAGCCGACGGGCGCGATCAAGGCCGCGATCGACAAGAGCTTCGGCTCGTTCGCGACGTTCAAGGAGCAGTTCAGCGCGAAGGCCGTCGGCCACTTCGCGAGCGGCTGGGCGTGGCTCGTGAAGAACGGCGACAAGCTCGAGATCATCGACACCCACGACGCGGGGTCGCCGCTCACGATGGATCGCAAGCCGATCCTCACGTGCGACGTCTGGGAGCACGCGTACTACATCGACTATCGCAACGCGCGCGCGAAGTACGTCGAGTCGTGGTGGAACCTGGTGAGCTGGGACCACGCGAACAGCCAGCTCTGA
- a CDS encoding NAD(P)/FAD-dependent oxidoreductase, translating to MTSSVEMVDCVVLGGGPAGSTFAAIAKKYAPEARVVVLEKERFPRWRIGESTIPAANGVFKDLGVYDTLLASPFVKKMGVTFVWGRDRQPWNADYLTLRTTTKHEGAEIIEVTGQDFEALLGDGNKRDTPYSAFNVERSKFDDILLRNAERLGVEVREGTRATAVTRVDGTSAHVIAWEDDQGARGTIRTEFVMDASGLSSLLTRGQRVHDESLNNFAVYGYLRNAEWKVTYSGTKDRSTVFIAAVEKGWIWYFPLGEDLMTVGAVTNTRHFKDRLKDVDLETFFWEMLRSCPEVAGLVESATLRDDILPGNARVGACRDWSSWAREPIGEGWAAAGDAAMFVDPILSTGVTLALQTGHRAAYTWLTARRRPDLPAGSLWRAYADYLRGEYGAFLRLARYFYGNNKAAPSWWWEAQQLVNASGRLALSDRQAFTMATAGFFPVPRALGAAAEVVVPLLQGITGGARGLERIYQVPGVPSHDALPACALELVAPFRVDLRTEPNLERGVIGSLEVYHDLVTEEPDMTHRLAAVPARIDAALAPIVEVLQRCRTVSELLERAPSVMPASTDPSVVRKAALDLVRIAALKGFVRIVEPRVSVTESAPCG from the coding sequence ATGACGTCGAGCGTGGAGATGGTGGACTGCGTCGTGCTCGGGGGTGGGCCCGCGGGCAGCACCTTCGCGGCGATCGCGAAGAAGTACGCGCCCGAGGCGCGCGTCGTCGTGCTCGAGAAGGAGCGCTTTCCACGCTGGCGCATCGGCGAGTCGACGATCCCCGCCGCGAACGGCGTGTTCAAGGATCTCGGCGTGTACGACACGCTGCTCGCGTCGCCCTTCGTGAAGAAGATGGGCGTGACGTTCGTGTGGGGCCGCGATCGTCAGCCGTGGAACGCGGACTACCTCACGCTGCGCACCACGACGAAGCACGAAGGCGCGGAGATCATCGAGGTCACGGGGCAGGACTTCGAGGCGCTGCTCGGCGACGGCAACAAGCGCGACACGCCGTACTCCGCGTTCAACGTCGAGCGCTCGAAGTTCGACGACATCCTGCTGCGCAACGCGGAGCGACTCGGCGTCGAGGTGCGCGAGGGCACGCGCGCGACCGCGGTGACGCGCGTCGACGGAACGAGCGCGCACGTGATCGCGTGGGAGGACGATCAGGGCGCGCGGGGCACGATCCGCACCGAGTTCGTGATGGACGCGAGCGGGCTCTCGAGCCTGCTGACGCGCGGCCAGCGAGTTCATGACGAGTCGCTCAACAACTTCGCGGTCTACGGATATCTGCGCAACGCGGAGTGGAAGGTCACGTACAGCGGCACGAAGGATCGCTCGACGGTCTTCATCGCTGCGGTCGAGAAGGGATGGATCTGGTACTTCCCGCTCGGCGAGGACCTGATGACGGTCGGCGCGGTGACCAACACGCGCCACTTCAAGGATCGCTTGAAGGACGTCGATCTCGAGACGTTCTTCTGGGAGATGCTGCGCTCGTGCCCCGAGGTCGCGGGGCTCGTCGAGAGCGCGACGCTCCGCGACGACATCCTTCCGGGCAACGCGCGCGTCGGTGCCTGCCGCGACTGGTCCTCGTGGGCGCGCGAGCCGATCGGCGAGGGCTGGGCCGCGGCGGGGGATGCGGCGATGTTCGTCGATCCGATCCTCTCGACCGGCGTGACGCTCGCGCTGCAGACCGGACATCGCGCGGCGTACACGTGGCTCACCGCGCGTCGTCGTCCCGATCTCCCGGCAGGCTCGTTGTGGCGCGCGTACGCGGACTATCTGCGCGGCGAGTACGGCGCGTTCCTGCGGCTCGCGCGCTACTTCTACGGCAACAACAAGGCCGCGCCCTCGTGGTGGTGGGAGGCGCAGCAGCTCGTGAACGCGTCGGGGCGCCTCGCGCTCAGCGATCGACAGGCGTTCACGATGGCGACCGCGGGGTTCTTCCCGGTGCCGCGCGCGCTCGGTGCCGCGGCCGAGGTCGTGGTGCCGCTGCTGCAGGGCATCACCGGCGGTGCGCGCGGTCTCGAGCGCATCTACCAGGTGCCGGGCGTGCCCTCGCACGACGCGCTACCCGCGTGCGCGCTCGAGCTCGTCGCGCCGTTCCGCGTCGACCTGCGCACCGAGCCGAACCTCGAGCGCGGCGTGATCGGATCGCTCGAGGTCTATCACGACCTCGTCACCGAAGAGCCCGACATGACGCACCGGCTCGCGGCGGTCCCGGCGCGCATCGATGCAGCGCTCGCGCCGATCGTCGAGGTGCTGCAGCGCTGTCGCACGGTGAGCGAGCTGCTCGAGCGCGCGCCGAGCGTGATGCCCGCGAGCACCGATCCGAGCGTGGTGCGCAAGGCGGCCCTCGATCTCGTGCGCATCGCCGCGCTGAAGGGCTTCGTGCGCATCGTCGAGCCGCGCGTGTCGGTGACCGAGAGCGCGCCGTGCGGCTGA